The following are from one region of the Macaca thibetana thibetana isolate TM-01 chromosome 2, ASM2454274v1, whole genome shotgun sequence genome:
- the LOC126949152 gene encoding uncharacterized protein LOC126949152, which produces MYWPFSTSDLYNWKSQNARFSDNPKDLTSLLDSVMFTHQPTWDDCQQLLRILFTTEERERIQVEARKLVPGDDGQPTANPDLINAAFPLTRPRWDYNTAEALQKIHQEIWPRLRELYEAGPPPTPHPFQPGDWVLVKRHRQETLQPRWKGPLQVLLTTPTALKVEGIASWIHYTHVKPVDPTSDLLEPSGAPVTWTVDKAKNNPLKLTLRRHPQSRNHV; this is translated from the exons atgtattggcctttttccaccagtgatttatacaattggaagtcccaaaatgctcggttctcagataatcccaaagatctaacctcgttgttagacagtgtcatgtttactcaccagccgacctgggatgactgtcaacagctcctccgaatcctgttcacaacggaggagcgggaaagaatccaagttgaggccagaaaactggttccaggagatgacggccagccaactgcaaatcctgacctcattaatgcggctttccctttgacccggcccagatgggactacaacacggcagaag ccttacagaaaattcaccaggaaatttggcccagactacgagaactgtacgaggcaggacctccgccgacgcctcatccgttccagccgggagactgggtcctagtcaagcgccaccggcaagaaactcttcaacccaggtggaaaggaccactgcaagtactcctgactactcccaccgctctcaaagtagaaggcatcgcttcgtggatccactacacacacgtcaaaccagtggacccaacatccgaccttctcgagccgtctggagcaccggttacatggactgtagacaaagctaagaacaatcccttaaagctaaccctgcgccgtcatccccagagccgtaaccatgtctag